The following are from one region of the Segatella oris genome:
- a CDS encoding YcxB family protein codes for MEEANVIITKKPLKEDFIMFNRVISNTEYHFNRSATIASIAMLLIWGPCIFSTATHDPMLTAKLSIFAVLLTAFYNWYIRKRRDRRAAKLYEQNKVLSSMTKFKISLFNDHFESQTDTEQSTVTYDKLYKIIETPTHFYFMYAKNQGIIIAKEDERLNSFVLKLKEKYKL; via the coding sequence ATGGAAGAAGCTAACGTAATTATAACCAAGAAACCTCTCAAGGAGGATTTCATCATGTTCAACCGCGTTATAAGCAACACGGAATATCATTTCAACCGCTCTGCCACCATTGCAAGCATCGCCATGCTACTTATATGGGGCCCCTGTATCTTTTCTACCGCCACTCATGATCCTATGCTCACTGCCAAGCTAAGCATATTCGCTGTTCTCTTAACAGCTTTCTACAACTGGTATATAAGAAAGCGGAGAGACCGCAGAGCAGCTAAACTCTACGAACAGAACAAGGTATTAAGTAGCATGACCAAATTCAAAATTTCGCTTTTCAACGACCATTTTGAGAGTCAGACCGATACAGAACAAAGCACTGTCACCTATGACAAACTCTACAAAATCATAGAAACACCAACACATTTCTATTTCATGTACGCTAAAAACCAAGGCATCATCATTGCCAAAGAAGATGAGAGACTGAATAGTTTTGTTTTGAAACTAAAAGAGAAATACAAGTTATGA
- the kdsB gene encoding 3-deoxy-manno-octulosonate cytidylyltransferase yields MKFIGLIPARYASTRFPGKPLALLAGKPVIQHVYEQAAKVLDAVYVATDDERIYNKVMEFGGKAVMTSTEHHSGTDRIEEAFEKVGGDFDVVVNIQGDEPFIAQSQIETLCHCFEDEDTQIATLGKPFECIEAVENPNSPKIVVDNRGYAMYFSRSIIPFVRSVERQEWLKKYPFLKHLGIYAYRTEVLKAITRLPQSSLELAESLEQLRWLENGYRIKVGITNVETVGIDTPEDLQRAEDFIRSHQ; encoded by the coding sequence ATGAAATTCATTGGATTAATTCCCGCCCGCTATGCTTCAACGCGCTTTCCGGGCAAGCCTTTGGCTCTGTTGGCAGGTAAGCCTGTCATTCAACATGTATATGAACAGGCGGCCAAAGTGTTGGATGCGGTCTACGTTGCAACCGACGATGAGCGTATATACAATAAGGTTATGGAATTCGGAGGCAAGGCCGTGATGACCTCAACCGAGCACCATAGTGGTACAGACCGCATTGAAGAGGCCTTTGAAAAAGTTGGAGGCGACTTCGATGTTGTTGTAAATATACAAGGTGACGAACCTTTTATTGCCCAGAGTCAGATTGAAACGCTGTGCCATTGCTTCGAGGATGAAGACACACAGATTGCCACATTAGGAAAACCTTTCGAATGTATTGAGGCCGTAGAAAACCCCAACTCGCCCAAGATTGTAGTTGACAATCGCGGTTATGCCATGTATTTCAGCCGCAGCATCATACCCTTTGTGCGTAGTGTAGAAAGGCAAGAATGGCTCAAGAAATACCCATTCTTGAAGCATTTAGGTATCTATGCTTACCGCACCGAAGTACTGAAAGCAATCACCCGACTGCCCCAATCGTCACTCGAACTGGCCGAAAGCCTTGAGCAACTGCGTTGGTTGGAGAACGGATATCGCATAAAAGTGGGCATCACAAACGTCGAAACTGTGGGTATAGACACTCCGGAAGACCTACAACGTGCCGAAGACTTTATTCGTAGTCATCAATAA
- a CDS encoding RNA polymerase sigma factor — protein MKTICTDFSVIADYYRRHYEEVRLFVAKRLMQHGEEAEDIVQNVFLKLMTADKMITPVTLPCLVYTTARNLICDYWRHRHYVDNYEHYIKSNGLKTTDDNPMSVCSVAETQEFLEQGIARLTVRQQRVYRLHIYQGMKVSEISKALAVKYKSVEHCLGDARKGVREFMKRELA, from the coding sequence ATGAAAACCATCTGTACTGACTTTAGCGTGATTGCTGACTATTATCGAAGGCACTACGAAGAGGTGAGACTTTTCGTTGCCAAACGGCTCATGCAACATGGTGAAGAGGCTGAGGACATCGTGCAGAATGTCTTTCTAAAGCTCATGACGGCAGACAAGATGATTACTCCCGTGACCCTACCTTGTTTGGTATATACGACTGCTCGCAATCTGATTTGTGATTATTGGCGTCATCGTCACTATGTTGATAATTACGAACATTATATTAAATCTAATGGTTTGAAAACTACTGATGACAATCCCATGTCGGTCTGTTCTGTTGCTGAAACTCAGGAATTTCTTGAGCAGGGTATAGCTCGTTTAACTGTCAGACAACAGCGTGTGTATCGTCTCCATATTTATCAAGGTATGAAAGTCAGTGAAATATCCAAGGCTTTGGCTGTGAAATATAAAAGTGTGGAGCATTGTTTGGGAGATGCGAGAAAGGGAGTAAGGGAGTTTATGAAGAGGGAGTTGGCGTGA
- a CDS encoding phosphatidylinositol-4-phosphate 5-kinase: protein MKKLILFIYALLMPLFLSAQKIVLGSCTTHDGGQYKGQMMNGKPNGKGHTVFKNGDTYEGEYIKGKREGYGVYSFSDGERYEGQWFQDQQHGRGTFYFANNNKYVGLWFRDYQQGQGTMYYYNGDKYEGNWVQDKREGKGRYTYSSGAYYEGQWKNDQKSGRGFFDWGDGTTYDGMWANNQRSGKGTNKYADGDVYIGNWADDIQNGRGIYKFQNGDVYEGDYVQGERTGEGIFKYANGDRYTGHFEDGAKSGQGTFEWRSGDVYIGQWKNDLQNGHGKLTKKAGDKFEGEFKNGKIEGEIIIHYANGSRFKGTYKKGLRNGAAIEVDKNGNRFEGSYVDDRRDGCFVEKDRNGNITRTGRYELGRRFED, encoded by the coding sequence GTGAAAAAACTTATATTATTCATATACGCTTTGCTTATGCCTCTGTTTTTGTCGGCACAAAAGATTGTTTTGGGGTCGTGTACTACGCATGATGGAGGACAATATAAGGGACAGATGATGAACGGGAAACCGAATGGAAAGGGGCATACCGTATTCAAGAATGGCGATACCTACGAAGGAGAATATATCAAAGGAAAGCGTGAAGGTTATGGTGTTTATTCGTTTTCGGATGGTGAACGCTACGAAGGACAATGGTTTCAAGACCAGCAACACGGGCGTGGTACCTTTTATTTTGCCAATAACAATAAGTATGTAGGCCTTTGGTTTCGCGATTATCAGCAGGGACAGGGCACGATGTACTATTATAATGGCGACAAATATGAGGGGAATTGGGTCCAGGATAAGCGCGAGGGAAAGGGGCGTTACACCTATTCGAGTGGCGCATATTACGAGGGTCAGTGGAAGAATGACCAGAAGAGTGGCCGTGGTTTCTTTGATTGGGGGGACGGAACTACATATGATGGTATGTGGGCTAATAATCAACGGTCTGGAAAAGGGACGAATAAATATGCCGATGGTGACGTATATATAGGCAATTGGGCTGATGACATACAGAATGGCCGAGGCATCTATAAGTTTCAGAATGGCGATGTCTACGAGGGAGATTACGTTCAGGGAGAACGCACCGGAGAAGGTATCTTCAAGTATGCCAACGGAGATCGCTATACAGGACATTTTGAAGATGGGGCCAAGAGCGGTCAAGGCACGTTTGAATGGCGTTCGGGTGATGTCTATATCGGACAGTGGAAGAACGATCTGCAGAATGGTCATGGCAAGCTGACAAAGAAAGCCGGTGACAAGTTTGAAGGTGAATTCAAGAACGGAAAGATTGAAGGAGAGATTATCATTCACTATGCCAATGGCAGCCGTTTCAAGGGAACTTACAAGAAAGGTCTGCGCAATGGTGCTGCCATTGAAGTGGACAAGAATGGCAACCGGTTTGAAGGCAGTTATGTAGACGACCGCCGTGATGGTTGTTTTGTAGAGAAAGATCGTAATGGAAACATTACACGTACAGGTCGCTATGAGCTTGGTCGCCGTTTTGAAGACTGA
- a CDS encoding OmpH family outer membrane protein, with product MNKKNILKTMAVAAIATLAMTSCNQSAPKVDAKSDAAQPTSKEMKIAYVEVDSIMSQYQFCKDYSMVLQKKGQNIQNTLATKQQQLQAAAANFQQKVQQNAYTREQAEAINAGLQKQNSDLQVLNQRLSTEFQTETEKYNNALRDSIQHYLKVYNKDKKYSLILSKAGDNLLYADKALDITNEVIAGLNKAYKPSAKMAASVPAKK from the coding sequence ATGAACAAGAAAAACATTCTTAAGACAATGGCTGTGGCTGCAATTGCAACCTTGGCTATGACAAGTTGCAACCAGTCTGCCCCAAAAGTAGATGCAAAATCTGATGCCGCTCAGCCTACATCAAAAGAAATGAAGATTGCCTATGTCGAGGTAGACAGCATCATGAGCCAGTATCAATTCTGCAAAGACTATTCTATGGTGCTTCAGAAGAAAGGACAAAACATCCAGAATACCCTCGCAACAAAACAGCAACAACTGCAAGCTGCAGCTGCAAACTTCCAGCAGAAAGTACAGCAAAACGCTTACACTCGTGAGCAAGCAGAGGCTATTAACGCTGGTCTTCAGAAGCAGAACTCAGATCTTCAGGTGCTCAATCAACGCTTAAGTACAGAGTTCCAGACTGAAACTGAAAAATATAACAATGCGCTTCGCGACAGTATTCAGCACTATCTGAAGGTTTATAACAAAGACAAGAAATACAGTCTCATCCTCAGTAAAGCCGGTGATAATCTGCTCTATGCTGACAAGGCATTGGATATTACCAATGAAGTCATTGCCGGTCTGAATAAAGCCTATAAGCCTTCAGCAAAGATGGCAGCTTCAGTTCCTGCAAAGAAATAG
- a CDS encoding aminoacyl-histidine dipeptidase: protein MSNVELRPARVFEQFAEINKIPRPSKHEENMIAYLKKFAAERNLEVQEDETGNVIIRKPATKGMEHLATTILQSHMDMVCDKLVDVDFDFHKDAIQTYVDGDWLRAKGTTLGADDGIGCAIELAILDSNDIEHGPIECVFTRDEETGLTGAFGMKSGFMTGKYLINLDSEDEGQIFISCAGGINTTVTYDFTREDAPADFFFMQASLKGLNGGHSGDDINKKRANAIKIMARFLYMEQSKMELRLAQWNSGKMHNAIPRDGKVVFAVPADRKEEVMADWNVFTAGVEDEFHVTDPTMHWGMESVDRQQVMPQQTSRGLILSLQALDNGPLTTCQDEALAYMVETSSNVASVQSEANKVVIVASQRSNVMSNLTNMANTVKAVFELSGAKVVQNDGYPAWKMNPNSNLVKITVDAYKKLFKKEPTVKGIHAGLECGLFSEKYPELDMVSFGPTLRNVHTPDECLYIPTVQMVWDHLLEILKNIPQE from the coding sequence ATGAGTAATGTAGAACTAAGACCTGCTCGCGTGTTTGAGCAGTTTGCAGAGATTAATAAGATACCTCGTCCTTCTAAACACGAGGAAAATATGATTGCATATCTTAAGAAGTTTGCAGCTGAGCGCAACCTTGAAGTGCAGGAAGATGAAACTGGTAATGTCATTATCCGTAAGCCTGCAACCAAAGGTATGGAGCATTTGGCAACGACAATCCTGCAGAGTCACATGGACATGGTATGCGACAAGTTGGTTGATGTAGATTTTGATTTCCATAAAGATGCCATTCAAACCTATGTCGATGGTGATTGGTTACGTGCCAAAGGTACGACACTTGGTGCTGATGACGGTATCGGTTGTGCCATAGAATTAGCTATCCTTGACAGTAATGACATTGAGCATGGCCCAATAGAGTGCGTTTTTACGCGTGACGAAGAGACAGGATTGACTGGTGCATTTGGTATGAAGTCTGGTTTCATGACAGGCAAATACCTCATCAATCTCGACTCTGAAGATGAAGGACAGATATTCATTTCGTGTGCAGGTGGCATCAATACAACGGTTACTTACGATTTCACACGTGAGGATGCACCGGCAGATTTCTTCTTCATGCAGGCTTCGTTGAAGGGCTTGAACGGTGGACATTCGGGCGATGATATTAATAAAAAGCGTGCAAATGCCATTAAGATAATGGCTCGTTTCCTTTATATGGAGCAGAGCAAAATGGAACTTCGCTTGGCACAATGGAACTCCGGCAAGATGCATAACGCCATTCCACGTGATGGAAAGGTAGTTTTTGCTGTTCCTGCTGACCGTAAAGAAGAGGTGATGGCCGACTGGAATGTGTTCACTGCAGGTGTTGAAGATGAGTTCCATGTAACAGATCCGACAATGCATTGGGGCATGGAGAGTGTTGATCGTCAGCAAGTGATGCCACAGCAGACTTCTCGTGGTCTGATATTATCATTGCAGGCACTTGATAATGGCCCGCTTACAACTTGCCAGGATGAGGCACTTGCCTATATGGTTGAGACCTCAAGCAATGTTGCCAGCGTGCAAAGTGAAGCCAATAAGGTTGTGATTGTGGCCAGTCAGCGAAGCAATGTGATGAGTAATCTCACGAATATGGCCAATACGGTCAAGGCTGTTTTCGAACTGAGTGGTGCCAAAGTGGTTCAGAATGATGGTTATCCTGCATGGAAGATGAACCCTAACAGTAATCTTGTTAAAATCACGGTGGACGCTTACAAGAAGCTGTTTAAGAAAGAACCAACCGTGAAAGGTATTCATGCCGGACTTGAATGTGGTCTCTTTTCTGAGAAATATCCGGAACTTGATATGGTTAGTTTCGGGCCAACTCTGCGTAATGTTCACACGCCGGATGAGTGTCTGTATATCCCAACCGTACAGATGGTATGGGATCATCTGCTTGAAATTCTGAAGAACATTCCACAAGAATAA
- a CDS encoding DUF2461 domain-containing protein, whose translation MNTKRILGYLHELSAHNNRDWFHEHKAEYDICRQNFEEGVAQAVATIAQFDASISHITPKDACYRFNRDTRFSEDKRPYKEHFGAYICAHGKKSLRGGYYLHLQPGQCLLGVGSYWLPTNILTACRNEIMGNIDEWRKCVENGKFVKLFGYPNEGKWDEPGGKGFGLASLKTVPKGFPRDYEFVEYLRMKDYCCWHAVSDEFFEGDSWLKEITDIFKTAKPMMDFMNNVIDDYE comes from the coding sequence ATGAATACAAAAAGAATATTAGGTTATTTACATGAACTTTCGGCTCATAACAACCGGGATTGGTTTCATGAACATAAGGCAGAATATGACATATGCAGGCAGAATTTCGAGGAAGGAGTAGCACAAGCCGTGGCAACTATTGCGCAGTTTGATGCCTCTATCTCGCATATCACGCCCAAAGATGCCTGCTATCGTTTCAATCGTGATACGCGTTTCAGTGAGGATAAGCGCCCCTATAAAGAACATTTCGGAGCTTATATCTGTGCACATGGCAAGAAATCGTTGCGTGGAGGCTATTATCTTCATCTGCAACCAGGCCAATGTCTCTTAGGCGTTGGTTCCTACTGGCTGCCTACAAACATTCTAACGGCTTGCCGAAATGAGATTATGGGTAATATCGATGAATGGAGAAAATGCGTTGAGAATGGGAAGTTTGTTAAGCTTTTTGGCTATCCTAACGAGGGAAAATGGGATGAACCGGGTGGAAAGGGCTTTGGATTGGCAAGTCTAAAGACTGTTCCAAAAGGATTCCCACGCGATTATGAGTTCGTGGAATACCTGCGCATGAAAGATTATTGCTGTTGGCATGCCGTATCAGATGAATTCTTTGAAGGCGACAGTTGGCTCAAGGAAATCACTGATATTTTTAAGACAGCCAAGCCAATGATGGACTTTATGAACAATGTTATTGATGACTACGAATAA
- the rfbC gene encoding dTDP-4-dehydrorhamnose 3,5-epimerase produces the protein MEYKQTEIKGVYIIEPHVFNDARGYFFEAWKNEEFQRYVGKINFIQDNESKSSYGVLRGLHYQKGEYSQAKLVRVIKGKVLDVAVDIRKSSPTFGKYVMVELSDENKRQFFIPRGFAHGFLVLSEEAIFTYKVDNVYAPQHEASIRWNDEDIHIEWPIETKDVLTSEKDLKASSLKDAELFD, from the coding sequence ATGGAGTATAAGCAAACGGAAATTAAAGGTGTTTATATCATCGAACCGCATGTTTTTAATGATGCTCGTGGCTATTTTTTTGAAGCGTGGAAAAATGAAGAATTCCAACGGTATGTAGGAAAGATTAATTTCATTCAAGACAACGAGTCTAAGTCTTCTTATGGCGTGTTGCGTGGCTTGCATTATCAGAAAGGCGAGTATTCACAGGCTAAATTGGTACGTGTCATCAAGGGTAAGGTGCTTGATGTAGCTGTTGATATCCGTAAGAGCAGCCCCACTTTCGGTAAGTATGTTATGGTAGAACTGTCAGATGAAAACAAGCGTCAGTTCTTTATTCCTCGTGGTTTTGCCCATGGTTTTCTTGTTTTGAGTGAAGAAGCCATTTTCACTTACAAGGTTGATAATGTCTATGCTCCTCAGCATGAGGCCAGTATTCGCTGGAATGATGAAGATATTCACATAGAATGGCCAATAGAAACAAAAGATGTGCTTACATCAGAAAAGGATCTCAAGGCATCGTCATTGAAAGATGCAGAATTGTTTGATTGA
- a CDS encoding DUF4738 domain-containing protein — protein sequence MSKNIFRYAFLLFAVSCLLMACSNRKHGISLASSEDQVAKKMLQGVWLNEDEDNPAFRVVGDTIFYPDSTSQPVYFQIFKDTLVLHSSNTAKYLIVKQAPHLFIFKNQNGDIVKCVKTTDRSYLAFFGESRPVALNQNKLIKRDSVVIYGNEHYHWYIQVNPTTYKVAKQTYNDNGVEVDNVYFDNIIHLSLFRGGTQVFSRDFRKNDFKRQVPSGVLSQSILSDIIYTETNTAGFHFRANVCVPDSPTSYQITIIIGFNGKMSLTV from the coding sequence ATGAGCAAAAATATTTTTAGATACGCTTTTCTGCTGTTTGCTGTCAGTTGTCTTCTTATGGCATGCAGTAACCGAAAGCATGGAATATCTTTGGCTTCTTCTGAAGATCAGGTAGCAAAGAAAATGCTCCAGGGAGTTTGGTTGAATGAAGACGAGGACAATCCAGCCTTTCGTGTTGTCGGTGATACTATTTTCTATCCGGACAGTACGTCGCAGCCTGTTTACTTCCAGATATTCAAAGACACGCTTGTGCTTCATAGTTCGAATACAGCCAAGTATCTGATAGTTAAGCAAGCACCTCATCTTTTTATCTTCAAAAACCAGAATGGCGATATTGTTAAGTGTGTAAAAACAACTGATCGTTCATATCTTGCGTTTTTTGGAGAGTCTCGCCCCGTGGCTCTGAACCAGAATAAACTTATCAAACGTGACTCGGTTGTTATCTATGGAAACGAGCATTATCATTGGTATATACAGGTGAACCCCACTACTTACAAGGTAGCTAAGCAGACTTATAATGACAATGGAGTTGAGGTGGATAATGTTTATTTTGATAATATCATCCATTTGAGCCTGTTTCGTGGCGGTACACAAGTTTTCAGTCGCGACTTTCGAAAGAATGATTTCAAGCGTCAGGTACCTTCAGGTGTGTTGAGCCAGAGTATTCTGAGTGATATTATCTATACAGAAACCAATACAGCTGGTTTCCATTTCCGTGCCAATGTTTGTGTGCCGGATAGTCCTACAAGTTATCAAATAACCATTATTATCGGGTTTAATGGTAAGATGAGTTTGACAGTATAG
- the nth gene encoding endonuclease III: MTRKERFNYILDYFRKEQGPVTTELEFGSAFQLIVATLLSAQCTDKRINMITPELFRHYPTAEAMAQADWEDIFQLIKSVSYPNSKAHHLSEMAKILVERFNGEVPDNTDDLTQLPGVGRKTANVVQAVWFGKPTLAVDTHVYRVSHRLGLVPETANTPLKVELELMKYIPKADVGNAHHWLLLHGRYICKSQRPQCQDCPFSTFCPTGVKILKEKQASAPSETAVKKP; the protein is encoded by the coding sequence ATGACAAGAAAAGAAAGATTCAATTATATTTTAGATTACTTCCGAAAGGAACAAGGCCCGGTTACCACCGAACTTGAGTTTGGGAGTGCCTTTCAGTTGATTGTGGCCACACTACTCAGTGCACAGTGTACAGACAAGCGAATCAATATGATTACGCCCGAACTCTTTCGCCACTACCCTACAGCCGAGGCTATGGCACAGGCTGATTGGGAGGATATCTTCCAACTGATAAAGAGCGTGAGCTATCCAAACTCCAAGGCACACCACCTGAGTGAGATGGCAAAAATACTGGTGGAGCGTTTCAATGGCGAGGTTCCCGACAACACGGATGACTTGACCCAACTTCCGGGAGTAGGTAGAAAGACGGCTAATGTGGTACAAGCCGTGTGGTTTGGAAAGCCAACCTTGGCCGTTGATACCCACGTTTACCGTGTCAGCCACCGCTTGGGACTCGTTCCTGAAACGGCAAACACACCTTTGAAAGTGGAGTTGGAACTGATGAAATACATACCAAAAGCAGATGTAGGAAATGCACATCACTGGCTATTGTTACATGGAAGATATATTTGCAAAAGTCAAAGACCACAATGCCAAGACTGCCCTTTCAGTACGTTCTGCCCAACAGGAGTCAAGATATTGAAAGAGAAACAAGCTTCTGCACCGTCTGAAACAGCGGTAAAGAAACCGTAA
- a CDS encoding IS30 family transposase codes for MKFHQLTSEQRYTISVLLQKEMSKKAIAEAISVHRSTVYREIERNSSEYTGKYTYTVAVRRARRRKRRYQRPRKMTPEMWRNISKYLRMGWSAQQICGRMKTLGRKCVSHTTIYKYIWRDRNAGGDIYKYCRFQFKYRNHWLKRDKKILSGNRKSIDERPACADGKRFGDWEMDLIIGPGNSSALTMVERSTNLGIIRKLARYKTAREVSKAVTEALRPIKNAVHTITTDNGPEFMQYEDIEKSLGCSVYYAHPHCPWQKGAVENRNMLIRQYIDKRCNINKLSTQYIAAIEAKLNDRPRKKLNFRTPKFVFYKKLK; via the coding sequence ATGAAGTTCCATCAATTAACCTCGGAGCAAAGATACACAATTTCTGTCTTACTCCAAAAAGAAATGTCCAAGAAAGCAATTGCAGAAGCAATAAGCGTCCACAGAAGTACAGTATACCGTGAGATAGAGCGTAACTCCTCAGAATATACGGGTAAATACACCTATACGGTTGCCGTCAGGAGAGCAAGAAGGCGCAAGCGACGCTATCAGAGACCTCGCAAGATGACTCCTGAGATGTGGCGGAACATCAGTAAATATCTAAGGATGGGATGGTCTGCACAGCAGATATGCGGGCGTATGAAGACACTTGGCAGGAAGTGTGTGTCTCACACGACCATATACAAGTACATCTGGCGGGACCGTAATGCCGGTGGAGACATCTATAAGTACTGTCGTTTCCAGTTCAAATACAGGAACCACTGGCTTAAAAGAGACAAAAAGATACTCTCGGGGAATCGGAAAAGCATAGACGAACGTCCTGCCTGTGCTGACGGAAAGCGGTTCGGAGACTGGGAGATGGATCTGATCATCGGCCCGGGAAACTCATCGGCATTAACCATGGTGGAGAGAAGTACCAATCTTGGAATTATCAGAAAGTTAGCAAGATACAAGACGGCCCGTGAGGTTTCCAAGGCCGTAACAGAGGCTTTGAGACCCATAAAGAATGCCGTACATACCATAACTACCGACAACGGACCGGAGTTTATGCAGTATGAGGACATTGAAAAATCTTTAGGATGCAGCGTATATTATGCACATCCACACTGCCCCTGGCAGAAGGGAGCTGTAGAAAATCGGAATATGCTAATCAGGCAGTATATCGATAAAAGATGTAATATAAACAAACTCTCAACGCAGTATATTGCTGCAATAGAAGCCAAATTAAATGACAGACCCAGGAAGAAACTTAACTTTAGGACACCGAAATTTGTTTTTTACAAAAAACTTAAGTAA
- a CDS encoding YhcH/YjgK/YiaL family protein, producing MIVDRIENLGKYVALHPLFADVVTFMQTHQLVQLEEGKHAIKGKELFVNIETCKGKTQEEAVLEYHRRMIDIQMPLTTDEVFGYSPVEDLPEVTFDEEKDIAKISGISAQTYVKVKPGQFAVFFPQDAHAPCIADAECMKKAIFKVKK from the coding sequence ATGATAGTTGACAGAATAGAAAATCTTGGGAAATATGTGGCCTTGCATCCGCTTTTTGCAGATGTTGTCACATTCATGCAGACGCATCAGCTCGTGCAGCTTGAAGAAGGAAAGCATGCTATCAAGGGCAAAGAACTGTTTGTGAACATTGAAACATGTAAAGGAAAAACGCAGGAAGAAGCAGTGTTGGAATATCATCGGCGTATGATAGACATTCAGATGCCGCTCACGACAGACGAGGTTTTTGGCTATTCACCAGTTGAAGACTTGCCCGAGGTGACGTTCGATGAAGAGAAAGACATTGCAAAAATCTCCGGTATTTCGGCACAGACCTATGTGAAAGTAAAGCCTGGACAGTTTGCCGTTTTCTTCCCGCAGGACGCTCATGCACCATGTATTGCTGATGCAGAATGTATGAAAAAGGCTATTTTCAAGGTTAAAAAATAA